GTCTAGACCAAGATGCCAAGATTGTGACCTTTACAACGGTTGCTGCGGCAGAAAAAGAAGAAGTTGGGACTGAAATTGAAACAGAAGGTGCAGAATAATGTCTCATAAAAAAACGAAAAATAAAAAGAGTAAGAAAAATAAGCGCAGAAATCTATTTATCAATATTTTAGCGGGTTTCTTAATTCTTCTTTCCCTAGCCTTGATTTTTAATTCAAAGATTCGCGATATCTTTTTGATCTGGAATACCAATAAATACCAAGTCAATCAAGTCACTAAGGAAAATATAGATGAAAATTTAAAATCCGAGGGAAATTTTGATTTTGACTCTGTTAAGTCTATTTCATCTGAAGCTGTATTGGCTTCTCAATGGGATGCCCAAAAGCTTCCAGTTATCGGTGGCATTGCTATTCCTGAAGTAGAAATCAACCTGCCTATTTTCAAAGGTTTGGATAATGTAAACTTGTTCTATGGAGCAGGGACCATGAAACCTGACCAAAAAATGGGAGAAGGGAACTATTCTCTAGCCAGTCACCATATCTTTACTGCTGAAAATGCCAGTCAAATGCTCTTCTCACCTTTGGTCAATGCCAAAGCAGGTATGAAAATTTACCTGACGGATAAGGATAAAGTTTATACTTATGTGATTACAGAAGTTAAACGTGTTACACCAGACCGTGTAGATGAAATCGAAGATCGTGATGGCGTAAAGGAGATTACTTTGGTTACTTGTGTTGATTATAATGCGACTGAACGTATAATCGTCAAAGGAATCTTTAAAGAATCAAAAGCTTATTCTGAGACTTCTGAGGATATTTTGAAGGCCTTTAATCAACCGTATAGACAACGTTATTAAGAATGAATGAACCAGTGAAGTGCTATTTCACTGGTTTTTTATGTCAACAAATAGGTTCAAAATAGTTCTTGTGAAAAAGGATAAGAAGGCTTAGGATAAAGATTTTTAAATAAATATTTTAGAATTTTACAGAAAACGCTTTCTAGAAAACAAGAATTATGTTATAATTATCACAAATAAAAGTTTAGGAGTTTTTTATGGTCTCTTCAGAATTTATTTCAAAGATTGAATTTGCTTGTAAGAAGAAAGAAAGTCTTTATAGCCAAAGTAAGTTTAAGTATTCGATTCGTTCCATGTTTGCAGGTGCTTTTCTAACATTTAGTACGGCTGCGGGTGCAGTTGGGGCTGACTTGATTAATAAGATCGCACCAGGCAGTGGACGCTTCCTCTTCCCATTCGTTTTTGCTTGGGGATTGGCCTACATTGTTTTCTTGAATGCTGAGCTAGTAACTTCAAATATGATGTTTTTGACAGCTGGTAGTTTCTTGAAAAAAATCTCATGGAGAAAAACAGCTGAGATTTTACTATACTGTACCTTATTCAACCTTATCGGAGCTTTGATAGCAGGTTGGGGCTTTGCCCACTCAGCAGCCTATGCAAATCTAACACATGATAGCTTCATTTCAGGGGTTGTTGAGATGAAGTTAGGTCGTTCCAATGAGCTAGTCTTGCTTGAAGGTATTTTAGCCAATATCTTTGTAAACATTGCCATTCTTTCATTCGTTTTGGTGAAAGACGGTGGCGCCAAACTTTGGCTTGTCTTATCAGCGATTTACATGTTTGTATTCTTAACAAACGAACACATTGCTGCGAACTTTGCTTCTTTTGCGATTGTTAAGTTTAGTGTTGCAGCTGATTCTATCGCAAACTTTGACATTCCGAACATCCTTCGTCACTGGGGTATAACCTTTGTCGGAAACTTTATCGGAGGAGGTCTCTTGATGGGCTTACCATACGCCTTCCTCAATAAAAACGAAGATACTTATGTCGATTAAAGAAATGAGCACGAGTTAATCGTGCTTTTTTGTTTGATGTGTATGACTAGTCATAGTTGTTCCTTATATCAAAATATAGAAAAACTGTATTGGAAAAGGCTAACCCAAGATGATACAATATACCTAATGAAGCTATTTGGAGGTCGTCTTATGACTCGTGATTTTAAATTTGAAACCCTACAATTGCATGCAGGGCAAGTCGTTGATCCAGCGACCAAGTCTCGTGCAGTACCGATTTATCAAACAACATCCTTCGTTTTTGATGACACGCAGGAGGGTGCAGATTTGTTTGCTTTGAGAAAACCAGGCAATATCTATACTCGTATCACAAATCCTACAACAGCAGCCTTTGAGGAAAGAATCGCTGCTCTTGAAGGTGGTGTTGGAGCACTAGCGACAGCATCTGGTATGGCTGCACTTACTTATACAATTCTTGCCCTTGCTCATGCGGGTGACCATGTGGTGGCTGCGTCAACTATTTACGGTGGGACTTTCAATCTCTTGAAAGAAACCCTTCCTCGTTATGGAATCACAACCACCTTTGTCGATGTGGATAATTTGGAGGAAGTAGAAGCAGCTATCGGTGACAATACCAAACTTGTCTTGATTGAAACCTTAGGGAATCCCTTGATTAACATTCCTGACTTGGAAAAATTGGCTGAGATTGCGCATAAACACCAGATTCCTCTCGTTTCTGACAATACTTTTGCCACACCATATTTGATTAACGTTTTCTCTCACGGTGTCGATATTTCAGTCCACTCAGCGACTAAGTTTATCGGTGGACATGGTACGACTATTGGAGGAGTGATTGTCGATAGCGGTCGTTTTGACTGGGCAGCTTCAGGGAAGTTCCCTCAATTTGTTGAGGAAGACCCAAGCTACCATAACTTGAGCTATACTCGTGACGTGGGTGCTGCAGCCTTTATTATCGCTGTTCGTGTTCAATTGCTTCGTGATACAGGTGCTGCCTTGTCACCATTTAATGCCTTTCTCTTGCTCCAAGGGCTTGAAACTCTCTCTCTTCGTGTTGAACGTCATGTGCAAAATGCAGAGAAAATTGTTGATTTCCTTGTCAACCATCCTAAGGTAGAAAAAGTCAACTATCCAAAACTTGCTGACAGTCCATATCATGCCTTGGCTGAGAAATATTTGCCAAAAGGTGTTGGTTCAATCTTTACCTTCCATGTCAAAGGTGGAGAGACAGAAGCACGCAAGGTCATTGATAATTTGGAAATCTTCTCTGACCTTGCAAACGTTGCAGATGCCAAATCTCTTGTTGTCCATCCTGCGACAACCACTCACGGTCAGTTGTCAGAAAAAGATCTAGAAGCAGCAGGTGTCACACCAAACCAAATCCGCTTGTCTATCGGTCTTGAAAATGTAGAGGATTTGATTGAAGATTTGCGTTTAGCCTTGGAAAAAGTATAAAGTAAGACAGATAAATAATTCGTAACTAATTATTAAATAAACTATATAAGGCTAGTACTATCTAGTCTTATATAGTTTATTTTGCTATAATAGTTTAAAATATGATTAGTATTATTGTTATGAGATTGTTAGAGAATATTAAGTAAACTTTAAGACGAACATAGAATCATTAAGAAAGGCAAGGAAACTACTTGTCTCTAAAAATTAACTTTCTTTTTCAACTCAAGAAGGTTTAGGGGATGGACGTTTGATTCAGGAATAGTAATAATAATCAAATGGAGCTAATCAGAATTAAATTATAGATGTAGAAGAAATTAGTCCTGAATTTGACTTATAAGATTCAGTTAAATCAATTAGTTTCAAATAAAATGAAAAATTTTTAAGAACTTAGAATGGTTGGAAAGTTTCCCGTTTTATCACTTAATGGTGTTGTGTTAAGAGTGATTATGTGAAATTGTTAAAAAGTAAAGTTTGATTTTGAAAAAAATAATTATAAATAAAAGGAGAAATTCTAAATGAGCCATTGCCATTCTGAACATAAAGAAATTAGTAATAATGTTCATACATTTTATATCGGATTTGATTTAGATGATTTTGGCAAGATTTCACAAGTAAAAAAGAAGTTTTATGACGAATTGTTTGACGACATTGCTTCTTTTGCTTTCGGATCACATAATGTAATGAAGAGAATCAAAGAACCTCAGGATATTTCTAAAGTTCAGAGGGAAGCATTGAGAAAAATGTATAATATACCAGAATTACAAGAAGCTAGTAGGTACTATCTTGAATCAGATTTAGTAGAGGATAAGTATCTTAAGCGTGGTGAGTTTGGAGAATTGCTTTTATATCATCTGCTACATGAATATTTTAATGCTGATGCTTTAATTTCAAAAATCTATTTCAAGGATAGCATGGGGCTACCAGCGCATGGTTTTGATGCAGTTCACGTAGATTCTGATAATCAAATCTTGTGGATTGGAGAATCTAAATTATATTCTGAATCTAGTTCTGCTATTGATGCTTTGATGAAAGATTTAGAAGAACATTTTAGAATATCATTTTTTGATTCTGAGTTTGTTATTATAGAAAATCGTGTTCATGATAGCGACATAGAACTTGATGATTTTATGAAAAAATTAATTAATCCCCAAACAAAAGTTTTAGATAAACTTGCTAATATCAATATTGCATTATTTGCTGGATTTGATAGCAAGTCATTGCAAGAGTTTGAAGATGAAGAGTCATTTAAGAAAAAATTAGAATCAGAGATTAATATTTTAGAAAAAAAAGCGTTAAAAAAAATAGAAGAGCATCCGTGGAATGAGCATTTAAATATTTTTTTATTTTTATTTCCCATTGACAACAAAAAAGAATTTGTCAAAGATCTACATTTAAAATTAAAAGGGGCGCAGCAAGGATGAAAAATATTAAAGAAATTCTAAAATATTCTGAGTTAAAAAATTATGAAGAAAATTTTGAACTTATTAAATATATTTCTAGTATTATTGATACATCTGATGCTAGAAAAGTAATAATTCATATCTTAGATATTTGGGAAAATGTAAATAATAACGCAAAAGAAATGTGGATTGATTTGATTGGAAGAGCAGGATTTTATCCGTATTATATTGAAAAAGTTTGTCAAGAAGAGCAATTAACTCTGTCACTTCAGGATCAAATAAAAACAGAATTTTTTAAATCTGATTATCTTCCAAATATATATTTTCATCAACAGCAAAAAGAAATAGAAATAGCTTTATCCAATGGAAATAATATAGCTGTAAGCGCGCCAACTAGTTTTGGAAAAAGCTTACTTATCGAAGAGATTGTAGCAAGAAAACAATTCTGTAATATCTTAATTATACAACCAACTCTTGCATTAATTGATGAAACAAGAAAAAAACTATCAAAGTATAAAGGAGATTATAATTTAATAATTAATACTCGTCAAATAGTTCTTGAGAAAAATATTTTTATTTTAACAGCTGAACGAGTGTTAGAATTTCCAAATCTTCCCAATATAGATTTTTTTGTCATTGATGAATTTTATAAAATTTGTAATCGTCTAAATGATAGTAGAATTGATTCTTTGAATGTTGCGTTATTAAGAGTTATGAAACATAATACCCAAGCAATGTTCTTAACTCCTACTGTAGATTCTTTATCGGAGGCTTTCCGAGAAAGGTATAAAGTTGCTTTTTTTAAAACAGATTATGCTTTAGTAAATACTAATGTCATCGAGGTTAGGAATAGAAATAATAATTTATTATCTGGTAACTCTAAAAAAAATAAATTATTTAAAATGCTATATAAACAAGAAGAATCAAGTATTGTATATGTAAAATCTCCGAATGAAGCCTATAAACTTGCCAAAGAATATGTAGACTATTTACGCAAGAATAAGATTGAGACTGAAAATAAAAAATTAGATATATTTGAATGGATTGATAATAATATATCTCCTAATTGGCAATTAAAAGAAATGTTAGAACATGGTGTAGGGGCACACAACGGAGCACTCCCAAGGCATGTAGTAACTTCAGAAATTGATTTATTTAATAAAAAGAAAATTAAAGTACTTTTTGCAACGGTTTCATTGATTGAAGGCGTGAACACAGTTGCGAAAAATATGTTTGTATATAGTCAACATAAAGGTGATAATAAAATTGACTTTTTTGATTTTGCAAATATACGTGGTCGGGCTGGTAGAATGAATGAACATTTCACTGGAAATGTTTATGTGTTTATTGATGAAATTGCAGATGAACATCTCACTATTGATGTACCTAGTGTTGATCAGAATCCTGTGTCAGATGAAATTTTAATTAATATTTCAAGTAACGAAGTGAAAGATATTGAACGAAAACAGAGATTAGAAGATGGTTTAGATAATGAAATCTTAGAAATTATTAAGAATAATCTTATTTCAGTAGAAGGTCAGAAGTCTTTGTATCGCTTTATAGAAAAAGAGCAAAAAACTGGTGGAATAGATTATTTAAGGTGGGATGGTATACCTAGTTATGATAAATTATGGCAAACTCTTTACTTAGGATATAAATTTTTGAAATCAAATGATAGAATCGGTTTTGTACAAAGTAGAGCTGTAATGTCGCTTAAATTTGTCAATCTATCATTAAGAAAAGTTATTGAAGAACAGTATAAATACTATTTGTCTGAAAAAAGAAAAGATCCTTTAAATAGTGCCATTGATTTTGTTTTGAAATTTCAAAAAACAGAAGCTGGGTACGAAATACCTAAAATTTTATCTGTGATTGATTCTATACAAAGACATGTATTCAATAAATTAGGTTTGCCTGCTGGGGACTATTCTGTATTTGCCTCTTTATTAGAGAATGAACAGATTGATGAAAGATTACAATTTTTAATTGATTATGGTGTACCAAGCTCAGCTGTAAAAAAAATTAGAAATATACCTGATAATCTTATTGAAGATTCTCATATAATACAATATCTAAGAAGAAATTTATCTCTTATAATTAGGAATTTGATTCCTTATGAAGCAAATTTATTAGAAGAAGCAATACGGTAGATATGAAAAAGACCCTAAAGAAGTAGATTAGGTATATTTTATTTTGAATAACACGAGGTACCCCCTATGAACGAAATCAAATGCCCCAACTGTGGGGAAGTCTTTACAGTAAATGAGAGTCAGTATGCCGAACTCTTGTCTCAAGTGAGAACGGCAGAATTTGATAAGGAACTGCACGATCGCATGAAGCAGGAGCTAGCCTTGGCTGAGCAAAAGGCTATGAATGAGCAACAGATTAAACTAGCTCAAAAAGACCAAGAAATCGCGCAACTGCAGAGTCAAATCCAAAACTTTGATACAGAGCAAGAGTTGGCTAAGAAAGAGGTTGAACAGACAAGTCATCAGGCCTTATTAGCAAAGGACAAGGAAGTGCAGGCCTTGGAAAACCAATTGGCGACCTTGCGTTTAGAGCATGAAAACCAACTGCAAAAGACTCTCTCTGATTTAGAAAGAGAGCGTGATCAGGTCAAAAACCAGCTCCTCTTGCAGGAAAAGGAAAATGAGTTATCTTTGGCTTCTGTTAAGCAAAATTACGAAGCTCAGCTCAAGGCAGCTAGTGAACAGGTCGAGTTCTATAAGAATTTCAAAGCCCAACAATCCACAAAAGCTATCGGGGAAAGTTTGGAACAGTATGCAGAGAGTGAGTTTAACAAGGTTCGTAGTTTTGCCTTTCCAAATGCCTACTTTGAGAAGGATAACAAGGTCTCTGCGCGTGGATCTAAGGGAGACTTTATCTTCCGTGAATGTGATGAAAATGGAGTGGAAATTATTTCCATCATGTTTGAGATGAAAAACGAAGCGGATGGGACAGAGAAAAGGCACAAGAATGCGGACTTCTACAAGGAATTGGACAAGGACCGTCGGGAGAAAAACTGCGAATATGCGGTTCTGGTGACCATGCTAGAAGCAGATAACGACTACTTTAATACAGGGATTGTTGATGTCAGTCATGAGTATGAAAAGATGTATGTGATTCGTCCCCAGTTCTTTATCCAGTTGATTGGTCTCTTGCGAAATGCTGCGCTTAATTCTTTGAAATATAAGCAAGAGTTGGCACTTGTCCGTGAACAAAACATTGATATCACTCACTTTGAGGAAGATTTGGATGCCTTTAAACTAGCCTTTGCCAAGAACTACAATTCAGCTTCAACTAACTTTGGTAAAGCCATCGACGAAATTGATAAGGCTATCAAACGCATGGAAGAGGTTAAGAAATTCCTAACCACATCCGAAAACCAACTCCGCCTCGCCAATAACAAATTGGAAGATGTTTCAGTAAAAAAATTGACCCGAAAAAACCCAACTATGAAAGCCAAGTTTGATGCGCTGAAGGGAGAGTGAGAAAGCAACAGATGAACGGTATTATTAACTTAAAAAAAGAAGCGGGGATGACTTCGCATGACGCGGTTTTTAAACTGCGTAAGATTTTGGGAACAAAGAAAATCGGTCATGGTGGGACCCTGGATCCGGATGTAGTGGGTGTTTTGCCTATTGCGGTGGGCAAGGCGACCCGCATGGTCGAGTTTATGCAGGATGAGGGCAAGGTCTATGAGGGGGAAATCACTCTCGGCTATTCAACGACGACCGAGGATGCTAGTGGGGAAGTAGTCGCAGAAACTCCTGTTTTGTCGCCCTTGGATGAAACCACTGTCGATGAAGCGATTGCGAGTCTGACTGGGCCTATTACTCAGATTCCACCTATGTACTCGGCTGTCAAGGTCAATGGTCGCAAGCTCTATGAGTATGCGCGTGCAGGTCAGGAAGTGGAGCGTCCAGAACGTCAGGTGACCATTTATCAATTTGAGCGGACGAGTCCGATTTCTTATGAGGGCGAACTTGCACGATTCACTTTTCGTGTGAAATGTAGTAAGGGGACTTATATCCGTATCTTGTCTGTTGACTTGGGAGAGAAGCTGGGTTATGCGGCCCATATGTCTCACCTAACACGTACCAGTGCTGCAGGTTTGCAGTTAGATGAGGCTCTTACCTTGGAAGAAATTGCCGAAAGAGTTGAGGCTGGTCAACTTGACTTTCTCCACCCTCTTGAGATTGGTACAGGGGACCTTGTCAAAGTTTTCCTAAGTCCAGAAGAGGCTACAGAAGTGCGCTTTGGTCGTTTTATCGAGCTAGACCAAACGGACAAAGAATTGGCTGCTTTTGAAGGTGATAAATTGCTTGCCATTTTAGAAAAAAGGGACAATTTCTACAAACCAAGAAAGGTTTTTGGCTAGTCTAACTGGAGTGTGGGGATGGATTTGTTTCCCCTAGACTATCCAAACCAGACTATAAATTTTGAAAAAAATATGATAGAATAGACGACGGATAAAAAAACGGAGGATAGCATGCAAAATAGACCAATCATTATCGGAGTGACAGGTGGTTCTGGTGGAGGAAAAACCAGTGTTTCAAGAGCCATTTTATCGCATTTTCCTGATGAAAAGATTTCCATGATTGAGCATGATTCATACTACAAGGATCAGTCTCACTTGACCTTTGAAGAGCGTGTCAAAACCAACTACGACCATCCTTTTGCTTTTGATACAGACTTAATGATTGAGCAAATTAAGGAATTGTTGGCAGGGCGCCCGGTGGACATCCCGACTTATGACTATACAGCGCATACACGGAGTAGCAAGACCTATCGTCAGGAGCCTCAAGATGTCTTTATCGTTGAGGGAATTTTGGTCTTGGAGGACAAGCGTCTGCGCGATTTGATGGATATCAAGATTTTTGTGGATACAGATGATGACGTGCGTATTATTCGCCGGATCAAGCGTGATATGGAGGAGCGTGGACGTAGCCTTGACAGTGTCATTGAGCAGTACTTAGGTGTAGTTAAACCTATGTACCACCAGTTTATCGAGCCGACTAAGCGTTATGCCGATATCGTCATTCCTGAGGGAGTCAGCAATACCGTTGCTATCGACCTTTTGACGACCAAGATTGCAAAGATTTTGGAAGAAGCGCGAAACAGTAAATAATCAGATGAGGAGGCCTAGCCTCCTTTTTCTATTTTTCCTTTAGTTTCAGTAGGAAAAAGGTGATTTTTAAGCATGTTTTTGGTATAATAATACCCATGGAAAAGCAAGAAAATGAATAGTAGGTGGAGATGGAAAAGTATTTATCGGTAACAACTTTGACCAAGTATCTGAAAATGAAATTCGATAAAGACCCTTACTTGGAACGGGTCTATTTAACTGGTCAAGTTTCCAACTTTCGTAAACGACCTACTCACCAATATTTCTCCCTAAAAGACGACCATGCAGTCATTCAAGCGACCATCTGGTCAGGGATTTATCAAAAATTGGGTTTCGACCTCGAAGAGGGAATGAAAATCAATGTGATTGGGCGTGTGCAAATCTATGAACCCAGCGGGAGCTACTCTATCATCATTGAAAAAGCTGAGCCTGATGGGGTTGGGGCGCTCGCGATTCAGTTTGAACAACTCAAGAAAAAATTGACGGAAGAAGGTCTATTTCAAGAGAGATTCAAGCAACCTCTTCCCCAATTTGCTAAGCGAATCGGTGTGGTAACCAGTCGCAGTGGAGCTGTTATTCGAGATATTATCACGACCGTCAGCAGACGTTTTCCAGGTGTTGATATCCTTCTCTATCCGACCAAGGTACAAGGTGATGGAGCTGCGGAGGAAATTGCTCGAAATATTGCGCGTGCCAATCAACGTGAGGACCTAGATGTTCTCATCATTGGTCGTGGTGGGGGTTCCATCGAGGATCTCTGGGCTTTTAACGAAGAGATCGTGGTACGGGCTATTTTTGAATCTCGTTTGCCAGTTATTTCTAGTGTTGGGCATGAGACGGATGTGACCTTGGCAGACTTTGTGGCCGATCGTCGTGCTGCGACGCCAACAGCTGCAGCTGAACTGGCAACACCTGTAACCAAGTTGGATCTTTTGACTCATTTGCAAAATCAAGAAAAACGGATGTCAACAGCAGTCCGAAATGTCCTATCTAAGAAACAAGAAGCTCTGAAAAAATGCAGTCAGTCTGTGATTTTTAGACAGCCAGAGCGCTTGTATGATGGTTATTTGCAACGGTTAGATCAACTACAACTACGCTTAAAACAAAGTTTGCGAACACAGATTTCTGATAATAAACAGCTAGTTCAAGCAAGGACGCATCAACTAGTCCAATTATCACCTGTTACCAAAATCCAACGCTATCAAGATCGCTTAAGCCAGTTGGACAAGCTCCTACGTAGCCAAATGGCGCTGGTTTATGATGCCAAGGTTGCTGAAGTGAAGCGACTTTCAGAAGCTCTGCTGATGTTGGATACCAGTCGAATCGTGGCGCGTGGTTATGCTATTGTCAAAAAGGAAGAGTCCGTAGTAGACTCGGTTGAGAGTTTGAAGAAAAAAGACCAAGTGACGCTTTTGATGCGAGATGGTCAAGTAGAATTAGAGGTTAAAGATGTCAAAACAAAAGAAATTTGAGGAAAATCTAGCAGAACTGGAGACCATTGTCCAAAGTTTAGAAAATGGTGAAATCGCTTTGGAAGATGCGATTGCCGCCTTTCAAAAGGGAATGGTCTTGTCAAAAGAGCTCCAAGCGACGCTGGACAGGGCTGAAAAGACCTTGGTTAAGGTCATGCAAGAAGACGGAACAGAAAGTGATTTTGAATGAAGAAGCAAGAAAAATTAGCTCTTGTCGAGTCTGCCTTGGAAGATTTTTATGGAGACCAGCAGTTTGCCTCTAGTTTGCGAGAGTCCGTTCTCTATTCCATTCATGCTGGGGGCAAGCGTATTCGGCCTTTTCTCTTGTTGGAGGTTCTGGAAGCCTTGCAAGTCGCTATTAAACCAGCACACGCGCAGGTAGCTGCGGCCTTGGAAATGATTCATACAGGAAGCTTGATTCATGATGATCTTCCTGCCATGGATGATGACGATTATCGTCGAGGGCGTTTAACCAATCATAAGAAATTTGGCGAAGCGATGGCAATATTGGCAGGAGACGCTTTGTTCCTAGATCCCTATGCCTTGATCGCGCAGGCAGATTTGCCAAGTCGGATCAAGGTGGACCTGATTGCCAACCTATCCCTTGCTTCAGGAAGTCTAGGCATGGTAGCAGGTCAGGTTTTAGATATGGAAGGCGAACACCAGCACTTGTCCTTGAAAGAACTTCAGACCATTCATGCCAATAAGACTGGAAAATTGCTAGCCTATCCCTTCCAAGCAGCAGCTATCATAGCAGAATTAACGCCTGAAATCCAAGCAAAACTAAAAACTGTGGGTGAATTGATTGGGCTGGCCTTTCAAGTTCGAGATGATGTGTTAGATATGACCGCTAGTTTTGAGGAAATCGGCAAGACTCCGCAAAAGGATTTACAGGCAGAAAAGTCGACCTATCCAGCCTTGTTGGGCTTGGAGGAGGCTATATCCTTTTGTAACCAAACTTTGGATCAAGCCGAGGCTAAATTAGAAGAAATTGCCCAGCAAGTCAGCTTTGAAACAGCGCCGATTGTGAAAGTAGTAGAAAGTTTGAGAATCAATGACTAAGGAAAGAGTGGATGTACTAGCTTATAAACAGGGCTTGTTTGAAACACGAGAACAGGCTAAACGCGGTGTCATGGCTGGTCTAGTTGTAGCAGTCCTCAATGGGGAGCGTTTTGACAAGCCAGGAGAGAAAATCCCAGATGACACTGAGCTAAAACTCAAAGGTGAAAAACTCAAGTATGTTAGCCGTGGTGGTTTGAAATTAGAAAAAGCCTTGCAGGTCTTTGGGTTGTCAGTTGATGGAGCGACCACGATTGATATCGGTGCTTCCACTGGAGGATTTACTGACGTCATGTTGCAAAATGGTGCTGAGTTGGTCTTTGCAGTCGATGTTGGCACCAATCAGTTGGCTTGGAAATTACGCCAAGACTCGCGGGTTGTCAGCATGGAGCAGTTTAATTTTCGTTATGCTGAAAAGACTGATTTTGAGCAGGAACCAAGCTTTGCCAGTATTGATGTGAGTTTCATTTCCCTCAGTCTGATTTTGCCTGCTTTGCATCGTGTCTTGGCTGATCAAGGTCAGGTGGTGGCACTTGTCAAACCCCAGTTTGAAGCAGGTCGTGAGCAGATTGGGAAAAATGGAATCATTCGAGATGCTAAGGTTCATCAAACTGTCCTTGAATCTGTCACTGCTATGGCAGTTGAGCAAGGTTTTTCAGTGCTTGGTTTGGACTTTTCTCCCATCCAAGGTGGACATGGAAACATCGAATTTCTGGCATATTTGAAAAAGGAAGAGGGAGCAAGTAATCAAGTTGCCCCTGAAATAGAAAAAGTTGTAGAGAGAGCACATAGAGAATTTAAAGATGAATAAAAAAGAGAGACTTGAAAAAATTAGAAGATTTGTTACGGATTATCAAATCGGGACTCAGGAAGAAATCGTTGAGCATTTGAAGGAAGCAGGTATTTCTGCTACGCAGGCCACTGTCTCAAGGGACATCAAGGAGCTTGGGATTGTTAAAATTCCTTTGAAGAACAACACCTATATCTATGAGTTGCCAAAATCAATCGTCAAAAGTTTGCAGTTGGCTGAGGACAATATTGTGAGTTCTGAGTTAATGGGAAATATGATTAATCTTGCTGTCATTCCTGGAAATACTATTTTTGTGAAGAGTCAGTTGGTTGAGGCATTCTCTGAACAGATTTTTAGCTGTCTAGCTGATGATGATTCTATCTTAATTGTAGCTAGAACAGCAGAGGCAGCTGAGGAAATTGTTGAACAAGTCAAAAAATGGTAGGTCAGTATGTTACTTGAAATTTCGATAAAAAACTTTGCCATTATTGAGGCGATTTCCCTCAATTTTGAAAAGGGTATGACTGTTTTAACCGGGGAAACGGGTGCTGGAAAGTCTATTATTATCGACGCTATGAATCTCATGTTGGGGGCTCGTGCAACGACAGACGTTATTCGTTACGGTGCTCCTAAGGCAGAGATTGAGGGGCTTTTCTCAGTTGAAAATAGTCGCCTTTTACAGGAACTTTTTGATGAGCAAGGTTTGGAAATGGGTGATGAAATTATCATCCGGCGTGAAATTCTGCAAAATGGTCGTAGTGTTAGTCGCGTGAATGGCCAGATGGTCA
This Streptococcus oralis DNA region includes the following protein-coding sequences:
- a CDS encoding TlyA family RNA methyltransferase codes for the protein MTKERVDVLAYKQGLFETREQAKRGVMAGLVVAVLNGERFDKPGEKIPDDTELKLKGEKLKYVSRGGLKLEKALQVFGLSVDGATTIDIGASTGGFTDVMLQNGAELVFAVDVGTNQLAWKLRQDSRVVSMEQFNFRYAEKTDFEQEPSFASIDVSFISLSLILPALHRVLADQGQVVALVKPQFEAGREQIGKNGIIRDAKVHQTVLESVTAMAVEQGFSVLGLDFSPIQGGHGNIEFLAYLKKEEGASNQVAPEIEKVVERAHREFKDE
- a CDS encoding arginine repressor, whose protein sequence is MNKKERLEKIRRFVTDYQIGTQEEIVEHLKEAGISATQATVSRDIKELGIVKIPLKNNTYIYELPKSIVKSLQLAEDNIVSSELMGNMINLAVIPGNTIFVKSQLVEAFSEQIFSCLADDDSILIVARTAEAAEEIVEQVKKW